The following are encoded in a window of Apis mellifera strain DH4 linkage group LG10, Amel_HAv3.1, whole genome shotgun sequence genomic DNA:
- the LOC100576963 gene encoding zinc finger E-box-binding homeobox 1 isoform X4: MKQSLINEGNTGHVTIMGEKTFNLTWNNHLANLSGLFEGLYKSGSLTDTTLACQDGMLRAHRLVLAACSPYFERVFKEHYGEQPILILKGVAVEEMECLLDFMYRGSIDVAEEHLPSLIKTATDLEIRGLSGDQRNQENSRSPYTRVETRMQRCHIEARVHTTEYMKEPSVIPFLPKQSSIESLEDHIKVEEIEVEDDPMVIDGHEDAFDEPLHTSDTQIRRMPPPMYKRETRFKGQKRVSVGRSTRNNDILEYRSKDRVISKEDSTRESYEDSSAVKCESNFNNASSDPTDSSKSMDDNSRLSVKKKGDISTKRSVLNEGKETRPIQTKSEKAQYKPFSCDLCTLAFTRASHLARHRRVHTGERPFACSICPRMFARQDKLKQHLDSHLQWPKRKNNLSSSSCQSVSSVPGKAKRGRPRKVNLEQSAMEEILKFGEFSSLLNKSHSANSAEKNEDLASIENEGKLKEQEEDIVEEGNENKDKDANKDKDNYGCQVENGQDIV; encoded by the exons ATGAAACAATCGTTAATCAATGAag GGAACACTGGACACGTCACAATAATGGGTGAAAAGACATTCAACCTTACGTGGAACAATCACCTAGCCAACTTGTCTGGATTATTCGAAGGATTGTACAAAAGTGGTTCCTTGACAGATACAACGTTAGCTTGTCAAGATGGAATGTTGAGGGCGCATAGATTGGTCTTGGCCGCGTGTAGTCCTTACTTCGAAAGAGTCTTCAAAGAACATTACGGTGAACAgccaattcttattttaaaag GTGTGGCAGTCGAAGAGATGGAATGTCTTCTGGACTTCATGTATCGCGGTTCGATCGACGTTGCCGAGGAGCATTTGCCCTCCTTGATCAAGACCGCGACGGATTTAGAGATCCGTGGCCTTTCCGGTGATCAGAGAAACCAAGAGAACAGTCGCAGCCCTTACACGAGGGTCGAGACGAGGATGCAACGGTGTCACATAGAAGCGAGGGTTCACACGACAGAGTATATGAAGGAGCCGTCCGTGATTCCATTCTTACCGAAACAGTCTTCCATAGAGTCGTTAGAGGATCACATCAAGGTGGAAGAGATCGAGGTGGAAGACGATCCAATGGTGATCGACGGCCACGAGGATGCGTTCGACGAACCGTTGCATACCTCTGACACGCAAATC AGACGTATGCCGCCTCCTATGTACAAACGAGAGACGAGGTTCAAAGGTCAGAAAAGAGTCTCCGTGGGACGTTCGACGAGGAACAATGATATATTGGAGTATAGATCGAAGGATCGGGTCATTTCGAAGGAAGATTCGACGAGGGAGAGTTACGAGGATTCGAGTGCGGTTAAATGCGAgtcgaattttaataacgcTTCCTCAGATCCTACG gatTCTTCGAAGAGTATGGACGATAATTCGAGATTAAGTGTGAAGAAAAAGGGCGATATATCTACGAAGAGATCAGTATTGAACGAAGGGAAAGAGACGAGGCCGATACAAACCAAGTCTGAAAAAGCTCAGTATAAACCTTTTTCTTGCGATCTTTGCACTTTGGCCTTTACGAGAGCTTCTCATCTGGCTAGACACAGAAGGGTTCACACAGGTGAACGACCTTTTGCCTGTAGTATTTGTCCACGAATGTTTGCTAGGCAGGACAAGTTGAAGCAGCATTTGGACTCGCATTTACAATGgccaaagagaaagaataactTGTCGAGTTCCAGTTGTCAGTCGGTTTCCTCTGTACCTGGTAAAGCAAAAAGGGGTAGACCGAGAAAG GTAAATTTAGAACAGTCAGCcatggaagaaattttaaaatttggagAATTTAGTTCTTTGTTAAACAAATCACATTCTGCGAATTCAGCAGAGAAGAATGAAGATTTAGCATCCATTGAAAATGAAGGGAAACTCAAGGAACAAGAAGAAGACATAGTGGAAGAAGGAAAtgagaataaagataaagatgcGAATAAGGACAAAGACAATTATGGGTGTCAGGTAGAAAACGGTCAAGAtatcgtttaa
- the LOC100576963 gene encoding zinc finger and BTB domain-containing protein 14 isoform X1, with product MKQSLINEGNTGHVTIMGEKTFNLTWNNHLANLSGLFEGLYKSGSLTDTTLACQDGMLRAHRLVLAACSPYFERVFKEHYGEQPILILKGVAVEEMECLLDFMYRGSIDVAEEHLPSLIKTATDLEIRGLSGDQRNQENSRSPYTRVETRMQRCHIEARVHTTEYMKEPSVIPFLPKQSSIESLEDHIKVEEIEVEDDPMVIDGHEDAFDEPLHTSDTQIRRMPPPMYKRETRFKGQKRVSVGRSTRNNDILEYRSKDRVISKEDSTRESYEDSSAVKCESNFNNASSDPTVPDIQMNDDLQERDESLDSSKSMDDNSRLSVKKKGDISTKRSVLNEGKETRPIQTKSEKAQYKPFSCDLCTLAFTRASHLARHRRVHTGERPFACSICPRMFARQDKLKQHLDSHLQWPKRKNNLSSSSCQSVSSVPGKAKRGRPRKVNLEQSAMEEILKFGEFSSLLNKSHSANSAEKNEDLASIENEGKLKEQEEDIVEEGNENKDKDANKDKDNYGCQVENGQDIV from the exons ATGAAACAATCGTTAATCAATGAag GGAACACTGGACACGTCACAATAATGGGTGAAAAGACATTCAACCTTACGTGGAACAATCACCTAGCCAACTTGTCTGGATTATTCGAAGGATTGTACAAAAGTGGTTCCTTGACAGATACAACGTTAGCTTGTCAAGATGGAATGTTGAGGGCGCATAGATTGGTCTTGGCCGCGTGTAGTCCTTACTTCGAAAGAGTCTTCAAAGAACATTACGGTGAACAgccaattcttattttaaaag GTGTGGCAGTCGAAGAGATGGAATGTCTTCTGGACTTCATGTATCGCGGTTCGATCGACGTTGCCGAGGAGCATTTGCCCTCCTTGATCAAGACCGCGACGGATTTAGAGATCCGTGGCCTTTCCGGTGATCAGAGAAACCAAGAGAACAGTCGCAGCCCTTACACGAGGGTCGAGACGAGGATGCAACGGTGTCACATAGAAGCGAGGGTTCACACGACAGAGTATATGAAGGAGCCGTCCGTGATTCCATTCTTACCGAAACAGTCTTCCATAGAGTCGTTAGAGGATCACATCAAGGTGGAAGAGATCGAGGTGGAAGACGATCCAATGGTGATCGACGGCCACGAGGATGCGTTCGACGAACCGTTGCATACCTCTGACACGCAAATC AGACGTATGCCGCCTCCTATGTACAAACGAGAGACGAGGTTCAAAGGTCAGAAAAGAGTCTCCGTGGGACGTTCGACGAGGAACAATGATATATTGGAGTATAGATCGAAGGATCGGGTCATTTCGAAGGAAGATTCGACGAGGGAGAGTTACGAGGATTCGAGTGCGGTTAAATGCGAgtcgaattttaataacgcTTCCTCAGATCCTACGGTACCGGATATACAGATGAACGACGACTTACAAGAACGAGATGAGAGTCTG gatTCTTCGAAGAGTATGGACGATAATTCGAGATTAAGTGTGAAGAAAAAGGGCGATATATCTACGAAGAGATCAGTATTGAACGAAGGGAAAGAGACGAGGCCGATACAAACCAAGTCTGAAAAAGCTCAGTATAAACCTTTTTCTTGCGATCTTTGCACTTTGGCCTTTACGAGAGCTTCTCATCTGGCTAGACACAGAAGGGTTCACACAGGTGAACGACCTTTTGCCTGTAGTATTTGTCCACGAATGTTTGCTAGGCAGGACAAGTTGAAGCAGCATTTGGACTCGCATTTACAATGgccaaagagaaagaataactTGTCGAGTTCCAGTTGTCAGTCGGTTTCCTCTGTACCTGGTAAAGCAAAAAGGGGTAGACCGAGAAAG GTAAATTTAGAACAGTCAGCcatggaagaaattttaaaatttggagAATTTAGTTCTTTGTTAAACAAATCACATTCTGCGAATTCAGCAGAGAAGAATGAAGATTTAGCATCCATTGAAAATGAAGGGAAACTCAAGGAACAAGAAGAAGACATAGTGGAAGAAGGAAAtgagaataaagataaagatgcGAATAAGGACAAAGACAATTATGGGTGTCAGGTAGAAAACGGTCAAGAtatcgtttaa
- the LOC100576963 gene encoding zinc finger and BTB domain-containing protein 14 isoform X3 — protein sequence MGEKTFNLTWNNHLANLSGLFEGLYKSGSLTDTTLACQDGMLRAHRLVLAACSPYFERVFKEHYGEQPILILKGVAVEEMECLLDFMYRGSIDVAEEHLPSLIKTATDLEIRGLSGDQRNQENSRSPYTRVETRMQRCHIEARVHTTEYMKEPSVIPFLPKQSSIESLEDHIKVEEIEVEDDPMVIDGHEDAFDEPLHTSDTQIRRMPPPMYKRETRFKGQKRVSVGRSTRNNDILEYRSKDRVISKEDSTRESYEDSSAVKCESNFNNASSDPTVPDIQMNDDLQERDESLDSSKSMDDNSRLSVKKKGDISTKRSVLNEGKETRPIQTKSEKAQYKPFSCDLCTLAFTRASHLARHRRVHTGERPFACSICPRMFARQDKLKQHLDSHLQWPKRKNNLSSSSCQSVSSVPGKAKRGRPRKVNLEQSAMEEILKFGEFSSLLNKSHSANSAEKNEDLASIENEGKLKEQEEDIVEEGNENKDKDANKDKDNYGCQVENGQDIV from the exons ATGGGTGAAAAGACATTCAACCTTACGTGGAACAATCACCTAGCCAACTTGTCTGGATTATTCGAAGGATTGTACAAAAGTGGTTCCTTGACAGATACAACGTTAGCTTGTCAAGATGGAATGTTGAGGGCGCATAGATTGGTCTTGGCCGCGTGTAGTCCTTACTTCGAAAGAGTCTTCAAAGAACATTACGGTGAACAgccaattcttattttaaaag GTGTGGCAGTCGAAGAGATGGAATGTCTTCTGGACTTCATGTATCGCGGTTCGATCGACGTTGCCGAGGAGCATTTGCCCTCCTTGATCAAGACCGCGACGGATTTAGAGATCCGTGGCCTTTCCGGTGATCAGAGAAACCAAGAGAACAGTCGCAGCCCTTACACGAGGGTCGAGACGAGGATGCAACGGTGTCACATAGAAGCGAGGGTTCACACGACAGAGTATATGAAGGAGCCGTCCGTGATTCCATTCTTACCGAAACAGTCTTCCATAGAGTCGTTAGAGGATCACATCAAGGTGGAAGAGATCGAGGTGGAAGACGATCCAATGGTGATCGACGGCCACGAGGATGCGTTCGACGAACCGTTGCATACCTCTGACACGCAAATC AGACGTATGCCGCCTCCTATGTACAAACGAGAGACGAGGTTCAAAGGTCAGAAAAGAGTCTCCGTGGGACGTTCGACGAGGAACAATGATATATTGGAGTATAGATCGAAGGATCGGGTCATTTCGAAGGAAGATTCGACGAGGGAGAGTTACGAGGATTCGAGTGCGGTTAAATGCGAgtcgaattttaataacgcTTCCTCAGATCCTACGGTACCGGATATACAGATGAACGACGACTTACAAGAACGAGATGAGAGTCTG gatTCTTCGAAGAGTATGGACGATAATTCGAGATTAAGTGTGAAGAAAAAGGGCGATATATCTACGAAGAGATCAGTATTGAACGAAGGGAAAGAGACGAGGCCGATACAAACCAAGTCTGAAAAAGCTCAGTATAAACCTTTTTCTTGCGATCTTTGCACTTTGGCCTTTACGAGAGCTTCTCATCTGGCTAGACACAGAAGGGTTCACACAGGTGAACGACCTTTTGCCTGTAGTATTTGTCCACGAATGTTTGCTAGGCAGGACAAGTTGAAGCAGCATTTGGACTCGCATTTACAATGgccaaagagaaagaataactTGTCGAGTTCCAGTTGTCAGTCGGTTTCCTCTGTACCTGGTAAAGCAAAAAGGGGTAGACCGAGAAAG GTAAATTTAGAACAGTCAGCcatggaagaaattttaaaatttggagAATTTAGTTCTTTGTTAAACAAATCACATTCTGCGAATTCAGCAGAGAAGAATGAAGATTTAGCATCCATTGAAAATGAAGGGAAACTCAAGGAACAAGAAGAAGACATAGTGGAAGAAGGAAAtgagaataaagataaagatgcGAATAAGGACAAAGACAATTATGGGTGTCAGGTAGAAAACGGTCAAGAtatcgtttaa
- the LOC100576963 gene encoding zinc finger and BTB domain-containing protein 14 isoform X2, whose amino-acid sequence MFQWNTGHVTIMGEKTFNLTWNNHLANLSGLFEGLYKSGSLTDTTLACQDGMLRAHRLVLAACSPYFERVFKEHYGEQPILILKGVAVEEMECLLDFMYRGSIDVAEEHLPSLIKTATDLEIRGLSGDQRNQENSRSPYTRVETRMQRCHIEARVHTTEYMKEPSVIPFLPKQSSIESLEDHIKVEEIEVEDDPMVIDGHEDAFDEPLHTSDTQIRRMPPPMYKRETRFKGQKRVSVGRSTRNNDILEYRSKDRVISKEDSTRESYEDSSAVKCESNFNNASSDPTVPDIQMNDDLQERDESLDSSKSMDDNSRLSVKKKGDISTKRSVLNEGKETRPIQTKSEKAQYKPFSCDLCTLAFTRASHLARHRRVHTGERPFACSICPRMFARQDKLKQHLDSHLQWPKRKNNLSSSSCQSVSSVPGKAKRGRPRKVNLEQSAMEEILKFGEFSSLLNKSHSANSAEKNEDLASIENEGKLKEQEEDIVEEGNENKDKDANKDKDNYGCQVENGQDIV is encoded by the exons ATGTTTCAAT GGAACACTGGACACGTCACAATAATGGGTGAAAAGACATTCAACCTTACGTGGAACAATCACCTAGCCAACTTGTCTGGATTATTCGAAGGATTGTACAAAAGTGGTTCCTTGACAGATACAACGTTAGCTTGTCAAGATGGAATGTTGAGGGCGCATAGATTGGTCTTGGCCGCGTGTAGTCCTTACTTCGAAAGAGTCTTCAAAGAACATTACGGTGAACAgccaattcttattttaaaag GTGTGGCAGTCGAAGAGATGGAATGTCTTCTGGACTTCATGTATCGCGGTTCGATCGACGTTGCCGAGGAGCATTTGCCCTCCTTGATCAAGACCGCGACGGATTTAGAGATCCGTGGCCTTTCCGGTGATCAGAGAAACCAAGAGAACAGTCGCAGCCCTTACACGAGGGTCGAGACGAGGATGCAACGGTGTCACATAGAAGCGAGGGTTCACACGACAGAGTATATGAAGGAGCCGTCCGTGATTCCATTCTTACCGAAACAGTCTTCCATAGAGTCGTTAGAGGATCACATCAAGGTGGAAGAGATCGAGGTGGAAGACGATCCAATGGTGATCGACGGCCACGAGGATGCGTTCGACGAACCGTTGCATACCTCTGACACGCAAATC AGACGTATGCCGCCTCCTATGTACAAACGAGAGACGAGGTTCAAAGGTCAGAAAAGAGTCTCCGTGGGACGTTCGACGAGGAACAATGATATATTGGAGTATAGATCGAAGGATCGGGTCATTTCGAAGGAAGATTCGACGAGGGAGAGTTACGAGGATTCGAGTGCGGTTAAATGCGAgtcgaattttaataacgcTTCCTCAGATCCTACGGTACCGGATATACAGATGAACGACGACTTACAAGAACGAGATGAGAGTCTG gatTCTTCGAAGAGTATGGACGATAATTCGAGATTAAGTGTGAAGAAAAAGGGCGATATATCTACGAAGAGATCAGTATTGAACGAAGGGAAAGAGACGAGGCCGATACAAACCAAGTCTGAAAAAGCTCAGTATAAACCTTTTTCTTGCGATCTTTGCACTTTGGCCTTTACGAGAGCTTCTCATCTGGCTAGACACAGAAGGGTTCACACAGGTGAACGACCTTTTGCCTGTAGTATTTGTCCACGAATGTTTGCTAGGCAGGACAAGTTGAAGCAGCATTTGGACTCGCATTTACAATGgccaaagagaaagaataactTGTCGAGTTCCAGTTGTCAGTCGGTTTCCTCTGTACCTGGTAAAGCAAAAAGGGGTAGACCGAGAAAG GTAAATTTAGAACAGTCAGCcatggaagaaattttaaaatttggagAATTTAGTTCTTTGTTAAACAAATCACATTCTGCGAATTCAGCAGAGAAGAATGAAGATTTAGCATCCATTGAAAATGAAGGGAAACTCAAGGAACAAGAAGAAGACATAGTGGAAGAAGGAAAtgagaataaagataaagatgcGAATAAGGACAAAGACAATTATGGGTGTCAGGTAGAAAACGGTCAAGAtatcgtttaa